TGCGCCACCGCCGCCGCCAGGTTGCCACCGGCGCTGTCTCCGCCTACGGCGATACGAGAGGGATCGCCACCAAAGGAAGCCGCGTTGAGCACTACCCACTTGGTGGCGGCATAGCAGTCTTCCGGTGCAGCGGGGAATTTATGCTCCGGCGCGAGGCGATAATCCACCGCGACGACAATACATCCGGCTTTATTTGCCAATTCACGACAATTGGCGTCGTGGCTTTCGAGGTCGCCGAGTACGAAGCCGCCACCATGAAAGAAGACGAGGACCGGGAGTCCGCTTTGGCTGGAGGGCTTATAGATGCGGACAGGAATCCGATGGCCTTCGGAGCCGGAGATCTTGCGGTCTTCCACCGCATGAATGGCTTCTTTGTGTTCTGGTGTAAAAAGTCCCCCGAGCGCCTTACGGGCCTCGGCAACCGGCAGCGCATTCAGGGGCGGCCCGCCGGCGGCGGCGAGCTGGTCAAGAAACGCTTTGGCTTGTGGGTGCAACGGCATAGTTTTTCTCCTCTGTACGGCAATTCGCTTTCAAGCGTCTACACGAGTCCCCTATCGCGAATCAAGAGGGAGAGGAAGAGCGCTCAATGCGCGACCGCTCCTTCAGGTGCGGAGGTGGCAACGAAAGTGTCGAGCTTGAGTGGGCGCACCGGCACCGTCAGCAGGATGGTGGCACACACGACCCCGACCGCCGCCGAGACATAAAACGGCAGCAGCCAGTTGCCGCCGCTGCCTGCCAACATGTACCCGGCAGTCAACGGTCCCAAAAAGCCGGCAAAGGTGCCGAGCGTGTTGATCAAGCCGAAGATGGCACCGGCTAGGTGTTGGTTGAACTCGATGGCCACCGTGGAAAGGCCGGAAAGCGCGCTGGTAAAGAGCGTGTAGAAGATGACTTGGAAGACCACGCAGAGGAAAGGAGAAGGCACCAGTGCTGCCCCCAACAGGAAGGGAAGCGACAGCAACACACTAATCCCCCCCATCCGTGCGCGGACAAATTGCGGGCTCCAACCGTTACGCAGCAGTTTGTCGCCCAAAAAGCCGCCGCCAACCAATCCGATAAAACCCCCTCCATGCAGAAAGATGCCGGCCATGCCCATCACGCTCAGCGGCAACCCTCGCGCCTCAACCAGATAGGTCGGGAACCAGAAGAGAAACAGCCAGCCGATGTAGGCAAAACACATGTAGCCGAAAGCGATGGTGAGCAACGGCCACGAGGTAAAAATGATGCTGATTGGCAGTGGTGTAGCGGGTCGAGGCGGTAGATTGGTCTCGATATGATCGAGTTCCGTTAGACTGATGCGCGGGTGCGCGCGAGGCGCATCGGCGGCGTACCACCACCACACCGCCGCCCACACAAAACCGAAGAACGCGTTGATGTAAAAGACCGTCTGCCAGGAACCGTGAAGAATAATCCAAGTCGTGAGTGGATAGGCGATCATCTGACCGACCGTGATGCCGGAGATGCTGACCGTATGCGCTCGACCGAACTCCGAGCGGGGAATCCAGCGCGAGTTGATCGACGTCGTGGCGGGAAAGGTCATGGACTCGAAGGCGCCAACGAGGAACCGCAAAGAGAGCAGAAGAAAAAACGCCTGTCCGCCGAGCGGCGTTAACAGGGTAAACACGGAAAACCCACAGAACGCCAGCGCCAAGACTTTACGACCGCTCCAGCGATCGGCAATGACTCCGCCGGGGAGCTGGAGCAACGCGTAGCCGATCAAAAACGCCGAGAAGACCCAGCCGAACAGGTCTTTGCTCCAGCCGGTTTCTTTCATCATCACCGGCGCGGCGACGGAAATGTTGACTCGATCAACGTAATTGATGATCGAGCCACAAAACAACAGCCCGATCATGCGATAGCGTACCGGCCAGCCCATAAGTCCCCTCCTCGGCGAATGACCCGCCCGGACTCTACTATGAAGAGGGGTGAGCGTACAAGGGGCAGGACATTTGTCCGCTGGCCGAACGTCCGTCCCTACTCTTCCAACGCCCGCAACGCTAAGCCTTTCGCGACTGTGGTCAGTTCATCGCCACCACGTAACCGCTCTTCTCCGAACCGCGCGGCAAAGAGCTGCCGCACAGCCGGCACGAAGGAAGAGCCGCCAGTGAGAAACACGCTATCGACATCCTTCGGCTTCACGCTGCAAGCGGCGAGTAGCCGATCGACACAGGCGGCGATGGTTTTGACTGCCGGGTCGATCCATGAGGAGAAGGCTTCGCGACGGACCTGCTCGTGAATCCGCACCAGCGCTTCGCGGAAGAGAAACTCGCTCGTTTCCGCACTAGAGAGCGCGCATTTGGTTGTCTCCACCGCGCGAAACAGATGATAGCCGAGGTCTTCCTCGATCACTTGCATTAGCGCCGCGATCTTGTGCGGTTCCAGCGCGCCGAAGTGAATCTGGCGGAGCAGCTCCATTGTCTCGCGGGTTTTGAGGAAGGAGAGATAATGCCAGCGCTCGAACTTTTCGTAGAGCCACAACGGCACCGGTAACACCCGATCGAAGATCGAACGATACTTCGAGCCCAGTCCCAACTGTGGCGTGACCAGATGGCGCACGAGACTGCTGTCGAAGGTATCGCCGGCAATGGCTACGCCGTCCGTCCCGAGGATATCGTCTTTCCGACGCCCGCGTCGGCGTGCGCTAGGTCCAAGTTGGATCAAGCAGAAATCACTGGTGCCGCCACCGAAATCGCCAATCAGCACGATTTCATCGTGATCCAATTGCCGTTCATATTGATAAGCAGCGGCGACCGGCTCCAGCTCGAACTCCACCTGCGCAAAGCCGCCCTGTTCGATCGCTGCTTTGAGGCGACTCAAGGCAAACAGATCCCCGGCATCATCCTCGGTACCGGAGAAGTGGGCCGGTCGTCCGACGACCACTCGGTCGCCAATAGCACCGAACTGTTCTTCCGCTGCTGTTTTCAACGGACGAATGATCAACGCAATGAGTTCTTCGAGCGTATAGCTATGTCCAAGAATGGCGGTGTGTTTGAACAGCGTACTGGCGAGGTGGGACTTCATCGATTGCACCAGCCGCCCGCGCGCTTCGGCCTGCAAGTAGGCAGCGATGGCACCGGGGCCGCCAATGGCGCGCGGTTTGCCGGTCGCCTCGCGCTGCTCCGGGTCGAAATACAACACCGAGCGAAAAGTGCTGGTGCGGTGGTCGTCTTCGGGGAACGTGGCAAGCTGAGCCTCACCGCCCGGCGTCGCGACGGCGATAGCGCTGTTCGTAGTGCCGAAATCTAACCCAACGACTGTAGGCATGGGCGGAGAGTCTAGCGGATTTTCCCGGGACGCCCAACCGGCGGGAGAAAACGGGCGTCCTTCCTCCGAAAGGGCGATTCATGAATCGCCCCTACTACTAAACCAAACGCCATGAGATTGGCACACCAGAGTTGTCACCCTGAACGAAGTGAAGGGTCTCGCAGCGAGATCCTTCGCTGCGCTCAGAATGACACGTCTGGGTGATCGCGTCGTAAAGTATACGAATGTCACGCTTTCCGGTTTAGTGTCACCGCATCGCCACGGCTTGCACTTGTTTATAATCCATCCAACCCTGCAAGCACTTGCGGATGCCGTCTTGCACGAGGGTGGTCATGCCTTGCGCGATGGCGACTTTGGCAATTTCCGCCGAGGTGGCGCGGGCGTGGATCAGGCTTTTCAATTCGTCGGTGGCAACCAGCAGTTCGTGGATGCCCATGCGGCCTTTGTACCCGGTTCGCTGGCACTGTTCGCAACCTGTGGCGCGCTGCAACATGAAGTTCTCCGTGTATGGTTGACCAAGCTCTGCGAACGCGGCTTCTCCGTAGGCGGACGCGAGAGCCTCGTACTCGTCTTTGGTCGGGTGGTATGGTGCTTTGCATTGCACGCATAGCGTGCGCGTGAGCCGCTGCGCCAGAACGCCGAGCAAGGCGTCGGCGAAGTTGAACGGGTCCATGCGCATCTCTAAAAGCCGCGTGACTGTTTCCGCCGCGCTGTTGGTATGCAGGGTGCTGAAGACGAGATGGCCTGTCAGGGAGGCTTCGATGCCGATCTCCGCCGTCTCACGGTCGCGGATTTCGCCCACCATGATGACATCGGGATCGGCACGCAGAAACGCACGCATGGCAGTGGCAAAGTTGAAGCCGATCTTGGGGTGAACCTGCACCTGACGCAGGCCGTATTGAGTGATTTCGACCGGATCTTCCGCCGTCCAGATTTTGCGATCCGGGGTGTTGATGTGCCGCAGCGCGGAATGCAGCGTGGTGGTCTTGCCCGAACCAGTCGGCCCTACGCAGAGAATAATCCCATACGGTTTGCTCAGCAGTTTGGTGAACTCGCTCAGGTTCCGCTCCGACATAGCCAGATGTTCGAGCGGGCGGGGCTCGCCCGTGGTCAGCAGTCGCAGAATGACATCCTCATTTTCCTCGCCAGCAGTGGGAATAGTAGCGACGCGTAGTTCGACCTCGCGATCCGGCAGGGCGAATTTAATCTTGCCGTCTTGTGGCTTGCGGCGTTCGGCAATATCGAGATGCGCGAGGATCTTCAGCCGTGAGGCCAAAGGTCGGCGGTAGTCAGCCGCAACTTTTTGATATTCGTGGCAATGACCATCGACGCGAAAGCGGATGACGGTTTCGTGTTTGTCGCCGTAGGGTTCGATGTGGATATCCGACGCCCCTCTTTTGTGAGCGTCGAGGATCATCTTATTGACGAGGCGCACGACATCGTTGGCGTTTTCATCTAACGAGAGCACGGCCATCGCGTCTTTGCGCGCCTG
The DNA window shown above is from Deltaproteobacteria bacterium and carries:
- the tadA gene encoding Flp pilus assembly complex ATPase component TadA; translated protein: MLKETRPKTRLESLQAQVAYGERVRRVINRIHAAKDLDQLFIELHDEILGLFDAERLALYAVDYERKEVYSRFSDLDTVREVRVPLDDQSLVGFVARNCLTVNIANAYDKAELAAIGPTLAFDSSWDQRSGMRTKQVLTVPVRVSGQVLTGVIQIINKKSAERFTRDDEEKVQEIAATLGIALQRQYQLAQRKPSRFDGLLSAGLIAQAELDTAIAAARNTQRPLETILLETYKIARADLGHSLSAFYKCPFFAANERERIPPALLKNLNLNYLKANYWAPLRVTERIVEVVIDDPHALKVQDIKRRFPLQEVQFQVGLRDDIERVIAVASGEATADARGDVSARSGVLGGDRQARKDAMAVLSLDENANDVVRLVNKMILDAHKRGASDIHIEPYGDKHETVIRFRVDGHCHEYQKVAADYRRPLASRLKILAHLDIAERRKPQDGKIKFALPDREVELRVATIPTAGEENEDVILRLLTTGEPRPLEHLAMSERNLSEFTKLLSKPYGIILCVGPTGSGKTTTLHSALRHINTPDRKIWTAEDPVEITQYGLRQVQVHPKIGFNFATAMRAFLRADPDVIMVGEIRDRETAEIGIEASLTGHLVFSTLHTNSAAETVTRLLEMRMDPFNFADALLGVLAQRLTRTLCVQCKAPYHPTKDEYEALASAYGEAAFAELGQPYTENFMLQRATGCEQCQRTGYKGRMGIHELLVATDELKSLIHARATSAEIAKVAIAQGMTTLVQDGIRKCLQGWMDYKQVQAVAMR
- a CDS encoding Hsp70 family protein, translating into MPTVVGLDFGTTNSAIAVATPGGEAQLATFPEDDHRTSTFRSVLYFDPEQREATGKPRAIGGPGAIAAYLQAEARGRLVQSMKSHLASTLFKHTAILGHSYTLEELIALIIRPLKTAAEEQFGAIGDRVVVGRPAHFSGTEDDAGDLFALSRLKAAIEQGGFAQVEFELEPVAAAYQYERQLDHDEIVLIGDFGGGTSDFCLIQLGPSARRRGRRKDDILGTDGVAIAGDTFDSSLVRHLVTPQLGLGSKYRSIFDRVLPVPLWLYEKFERWHYLSFLKTRETMELLRQIHFGALEPHKIAALMQVIEEDLGYHLFRAVETTKCALSSAETSEFLFREALVRIHEQVRREAFSSWIDPAVKTIAACVDRLLAACSVKPKDVDSVFLTGGSSFVPAVRQLFAARFGEERLRGGDELTTVAKGLALRALEE
- a CDS encoding alpha/beta hydrolase, with amino-acid sequence MPLHPQAKAFLDQLAAAGGPPLNALPVAEARKALGGLFTPEHKEAIHAVEDRKISGSEGHRIPVRIYKPSSQSGLPVLVFFHGGGFVLGDLESHDANCRELANKAGCIVVAVDYRLAPEHKFPAAPEDCYAATKWVVLNAASFGGDPSRIAVGGDSAGGNLAAAVAQMAADRGAPTLTYQLLVYPVTDAASNTPSYRENADGYLLTHDLMQWFWKQYLATDEDGKNAYASPIQARELRRVAPAYVITAEFDPLRDEGEAYAARLKDAGVRVEAKRYDGAIHGFFSLGHLMDQGKQVVADAAAHLKAAFAK
- a CDS encoding MFS transporter, translated to MGWPVRYRMIGLLFCGSIINYVDRVNISVAAPVMMKETGWSKDLFGWVFSAFLIGYALLQLPGGVIADRWSGRKVLALAFCGFSVFTLLTPLGGQAFFLLLSLRFLVGAFESMTFPATTSINSRWIPRSEFGRAHTVSISGITVGQMIAYPLTTWIILHGSWQTVFYINAFFGFVWAAVWWWYAADAPRAHPRISLTELDHIETNLPPRPATPLPISIIFTSWPLLTIAFGYMCFAYIGWLFLFWFPTYLVEARGLPLSVMGMAGIFLHGGGFIGLVGGGFLGDKLLRNGWSPQFVRARMGGISVLLSLPFLLGAALVPSPFLCVVFQVIFYTLFTSALSGLSTVAIEFNQHLAGAIFGLINTLGTFAGFLGPLTAGYMLAGSGGNWLLPFYVSAAVGVVCATILLTVPVRPLKLDTFVATSAPEGAVAH